AAACTTCTGTTTTCTATTTCCTGGCAAACTATCTAAAGCTCCTGCTAGAATAAGAGATTCTAAAGCTTTTTTATTTAATCCATCTTTACGAGTTCTCACTACAAAATCTTCGTAGTTTTTATACTCTCCATTTTCATTGTACTCTTGTAAAATTCTATCTGCTACTCCCTCTCCAACATTTTTTATTGCTGCCAATGAGAATACTACCCCATCATTATCAACGATAAACTTTGAACTAGCTTTATTTACATTTGGTAGATATAATTTTACATTGTGTATCTTTGCATCTTCTACATAATAAGCTACATCCTCTATGTGACTCATATCAGAAGTCATAAGAGCTGCATAATAGTATTTCATATAGTGAGCTTTAAAATATGCTGTCCAGTAAGCTATCATTGCATAAGCTGCTGAGTGAGACTTATTAAATCCATACCCAGCAAATTTATCAATAAGCTCAAACATCTCCACAGCTTTTTCTTTACTGTATCCATTTTTTATAGATCTCTCTACAAATTTATCCCTGTTCTCTTCCATTATCTGAACATTCTTTTTCCCCATAGCTCTTCTTAAAAGATCTGCCTCTCCAAGGGAGTAATTAGCCATTACATTGGCTATCTTCATAACCTGCTCTTGATATAGAATAACCCCATAAGTTTCTTTTAAAACTGTTTCTAGAGATGGATGAGGGTATTTTATCTCTGTAACACCATTTTTCCCATTTATAAAATCATCTACCATTCCAGATCCCAATGGTCCTGGTCTATACAATGCCAACAAGGCGATAATATCTTCAAATCTATCAGGTTTCAACTTCAACAGTATTTTTCTCAATCCTTGAGATTCCATTTGGAATACCCCTGAAGTATCCCCTCTTGATAACATATCATAAACTTTTTTAGAGTTTAAAGGAATATCAGACAAAACAATCTCTTCTCCTGTTCCATCTTTTATATAATCTATTGTTCTTTGAAGAATTGTAAGATTACGTAATCCTAAAAAGTCCATTTTTAGAAGTCCTAAATCTTCTAATTCCTTCATCTGATATTGAGTTGATACAACCTTATTTTTATTATCACTATACAGAGGAACTAGCTCTGTAAGAGGATCTTTTGTTATAACTATCCCTGCTGCATGGACAGAGGCATGTCTAACTTTATTTTCTATCTTAGCAGAGATATCTATTACCTTTTGCATCTCACTATCATTTAGATAAATATTTCTAAACTCCTCTACACTGTTTAAAGTTTGGCTTATTGTAGCATTAAAAGGAACTAATTTAGCTGCATTATCTATCTTACTAAGAGGTGTATCCATCACCCTTCCAACATCTCTTATAGCTGCCCTTGCTTTCATTGTTCCAAATGTAATAATCTGTGCTACTTTATCAGCTCCATACTTTTCTATTACATACTCAATAACTTCCTGTCTTCTTTCTTGACAAATATCTATATCTATATCAGGCATTGATATTCTTTCAGGATTCAAAAATCTTTCAAAAATCAGATTGTACTCTAATGGATCTAATTCAGTTATTCCCAATGCATAGGCAATTAAACTTCCTGCTGCTGATCCTCTTCCTGGTCCTATTGGTATCCTATTTTTCTTAGCATAGTCAATAAAATCCCATACTACTACAAAGTATCCTGCATACCCCATTTTCTCAATAATAGAAAGTTCATATTCTGCTCTCTCTATTATATTTTTAGTAAGTCCGTGAGGATATCTTCTATCTAATCCCATATATACTAATTTTCTTAAAAATCCCTCTATACTCTTAACACAAGTAGGAATTTTATACTCTGGAAACTTAAACTTTCCAAATTCTATACTGATATTACATCTTTCAGCTATCTCAACTGTATTATTTACTGCTTCTAAAAACTTTGTTCCTAAACCATCTATTATCTGCTCTCTGCTTTTCAAGAAAAGTTCATCAGTTTCAATTCTCATTCTCTTTTCATCTGAAACTTTTGCTCCAGTTTGTACACAAATCAAAATATCTTGTAGAGTATGCTCCCCTTCATTGACATAGTGTGTATCATTTGTAGCTACCATTTTTAAATTGTGTTCTTCTGCTACATCATATAATCTATCATTAAGTTCCTTTTGTCCCTTAACACCATTAGATTGAACTTCAATATAGAAATTATTCTTTCCAAAAATATCTATATACTGATTAACTGCTAAATCTATATTTTCCTTTGGTTCATTATCTAAAATTCTTCTTGAGATCTCACCTTGCATACATGCTGAAAGGGCAATTATCCCATCACTGTGATCTTTTAAAAACTCTTTATCTATTCTTGGTTTATAATAAAATCCTCTTAAATAGCTTTCTGAACTTATTTTTAAAAGATTTTTATATCCTATGTTATTCTCAGCTAATAAAATCAAGT
The Fusobacterium varium genome window above contains:
- a CDS encoding DNA polymerase III subunit alpha, translating into MIKNFVHLHLHTEYSLLDGVGKIDDYLDRAIALKMQAIAITDHGNLFGVLEFYKKAMKKGIKPIIGLEAYVAENSMESKEGRNFHLILLAENNIGYKNLLKISSESYLRGFYYKPRIDKEFLKDHSDGIIALSACMQGEISRRILDNEPKENIDLAVNQYIDIFGKNNFYIEVQSNGVKGQKELNDRLYDVAEEHNLKMVATNDTHYVNEGEHTLQDILICVQTGAKVSDEKRMRIETDELFLKSREQIIDGLGTKFLEAVNNTVEIAERCNISIEFGKFKFPEYKIPTCVKSIEGFLRKLVYMGLDRRYPHGLTKNIIERAEYELSIIEKMGYAGYFVVVWDFIDYAKKNRIPIGPGRGSAAGSLIAYALGITELDPLEYNLIFERFLNPERISMPDIDIDICQERRQEVIEYVIEKYGADKVAQIITFGTMKARAAIRDVGRVMDTPLSKIDNAAKLVPFNATISQTLNSVEEFRNIYLNDSEMQKVIDISAKIENKVRHASVHAAGIVITKDPLTELVPLYSDNKNKVVSTQYQMKELEDLGLLKMDFLGLRNLTILQRTIDYIKDGTGEEIVLSDIPLNSKKVYDMLSRGDTSGVFQMESQGLRKILLKLKPDRFEDIIALLALYRPGPLGSGMVDDFINGKNGVTEIKYPHPSLETVLKETYGVILYQEQVMKIANVMANYSLGEADLLRRAMGKKNVQIMEENRDKFVERSIKNGYSKEKAVEMFELIDKFAGYGFNKSHSAAYAMIAYWTAYFKAHYMKYYYAALMTSDMSHIEDVAYYVEDAKIHNVKLYLPNVNKASSKFIVDNDGVVFSLAAIKNVGEGVADRILQEYNENGEYKNYEDFVVRTRKDGLNKKALESLILAGALDSLPGNRKQKFESVDKVLDYANRKLKEDDIQQMNLFGEAKSILGAFMLPQMAEYTIEELLTKEKEYLGFYFSAHPLDNYRNIIDVYRLNKIADIKEEKSPRIFKTYGIIRDIKKVVTKKTGQVMCLFELEDYYDKISCVVFPRDYAENAHIFVEGKAVYIEGSIQTDYFKGSETKKVIVKNIRFLNELCYDKRFTVYILITEEDKEKFSRLKQIILSYLGDTKLSFAIKTKTTKEVKSTKYKVLPSKLFIDEIIELIGVDKITIK